Proteins from one Ricinus communis isolate WT05 ecotype wild-type chromosome 9, ASM1957865v1, whole genome shotgun sequence genomic window:
- the LOC8261741 gene encoding ankyrin repeat-containing protein NPR4 isoform X2: MDQSTSNSVQASPSNGYHHQTETITYMSLDLYKAAEDGKIDPFKNFAGPLDLLVTPIKDTILHLNLASPSERSTSFVKEALDMCPQILLQINADGDTLLHIAARYGHLDIVKLLIEHTRAQHQDLESAGEAVRQMLRMTNKSKETALHEAARNDHPDLVELLIEQDPDFVHSSNDFGETPLYLASERGHLEVVVIMLKACTSLAYGGPNGKTALHAAAMHRHGGIVHAILDKKTSLVNKADEMCWTPLHYAAYIGASRVVKQLLGYDKYVAYAADKARRRTALHLAACQANIKSMREIIFKCPDCCKLVDNRGWNVAHYAVISKSDDALKILLANPSCIYLVNEKDAQGNTPLHLLAALQSHPRSLMHHAKGHRFAVYRQNFLCIKELLSRSPCRKKEIQEWMRDLGGGPLGQIVIKKDDFILTFERARDSHIVVAALVATVTFAAAFTLPGGYGSNDDEKDQGVAILGKNSAFKAFLITDAIAMVLSTSSLFIHFTLALHGYRQRFMWLMVYAFRCIVFAIEAMVVAFVTGTYAVLSPSQGLAISTCAIGLSFFIFVFFILTRINSTIFKFSGI; this comes from the exons ATGGATCAATCCACATCCAACAGTGTTCAAGCTTCTCCAAGTAATGGGTACCATCACCAAACAGAAACTATCACATACATGAGTCTGGATTTATACAAGGCTGCAGAAGATGGAAAAATCGATCCATTCAAGAATTTTGCAGGGCCTCTTGATCTCCTTGTTACCCCAATTAAAGATACAATCCTTCATCTCAACCTGGCATCCCCAAGTGAAAGATCCACTAGTTTTGTCAAAGAAGCACTTGACATGTGCCCACAAATCTTGCTGCAAATCAATGCAGATGGTGATACTTTACTGCATATTGCAGCAAGATATGGTCATTTAGATATTGTCAAACTACTTATTGAACACACAAGAGCTCAGCATCAGGATCTAGAGAGTGCAGGAGAAGCAGTAAGGCAAATGCTAAGGATGACAAATAAAAGCAAGGAAACAGCTCTACACGAGGCAGCTCGAAATGATCATCCCGATTTGGTGGAATTGTTGATAGAGCAGGATCCTGATTTTGTACACTCTTCCAATGATTTTGGAGAAACTCCACTCTACTTAGCCTCTGAAAGAGGGCATCTTGAAGTGGTAGTTATAATGTTGAAAGCTTGCACATCACTGGCTTATGGTGGCCCTAATGGAAAAACAGCTTTACATGCTGCAGCAATGCATCGACATGGAG GAATTGTACATGCAATACTAGACAAGAAAACGAGTTTGGTGAACAAGGCAGACGAAATGTGTTGGACTCCACTTCACTATGCTGCATATATTGGTGCTAGTCGAGTGGTGAAACAGCTACTAGGATATGATAAATATGTTGCATATGCTGCAGACAAGGCAAGGCGGAGGACAGCTCTTCACTTGGCAGCTTGCCAAgctaatataaaatcaatgagagagataatatttaaatgcCCAGATTGCTGTAAACTCGTTGATAATAGAGGCTGGAATGTTGCTCATTATGCTGTGATAAGCAAAAGTGATGATGCATTAAAAATACTCCTGGCAAATCCCTCCTGCATCTACCTTGTTAATGAAAAAGATGCACAGGGAAACACTCCTCTCCATTTACTGGCTGCATTACAGTCTCATCCCCGTTCTCTTATGCACCATGCAAAGGGTCACCGTTTTGCAGTTTACAGACAGAATTTTTTGTGTATCAAGGAATTGCTTAGCCGCTCTCCCTGTCGGAAG AAAGAGATTCAAGAGTGGATGAGAGATCTTGGAGGTGGACCACTGGGGCAAATTgttataaagaaagatgatttCATCCTTACATTTGAGAGAGCCAGAGACTCCCATATAGTAGTAGCAGCACTTGTGGCAACTGTAACTTTTGCAGCAGCATTTACCTTACCTGGTGGTTACGGAAGCAACGACGATGAGAAAGACCAAGGTGTGGCCATTCTTGGTAAAAACTCTGCTTTTAAAGCTTTTCTCATTACAGATGCAATAGCCATGGTGCTCTCCACCTCTTCTCTCTTTATCCACTTTACGCTTGCATTACATGGATATCGACAAAGATTCATGTGGTTAATGGTATACGCATTTCGGTGTATTGTGTTTGCCATTGAAGCAATGGTGGTTGCATTTGTTACAGGCACATATGCTGTGCTATCACCTTCTCAAGGACTTGCCATTAGCACTTGTGCCATTGGTTTGAGCTTCTTCatctttgtgttttttatACTTACCAGGATAAATTCTACTATCTTCAAGTTCAGTGGCATTTGA
- the LOC8261741 gene encoding ankyrin repeat-containing protein NPR4 isoform X1, with protein sequence MDQSTSNSVQASPSNGYHHQTETITYMSLDLYKAAEDGKIDPFKNFAGPLDLLVTPIKDTILHLNLASPSERSTSFVKEALDMCPQILLQINADGDTLLHIAARYGHLDIVKLLIEHTRAQHQDLESAGEAVRQMLRMTNKSKETALHEAARNDHPDLVELLIEQDPDFVHSSNDFGETPLYLASERGHLEVVVIMLKACTSLAYGGPNGKTALHAAAMHRHGGIVHAILDKKTSLVNKADEMCWTPLHYAAYIGASRVVKQLLGYDKYVAYAADKARRRTALHLAACQANIKSMREIIFKCPDCCKLVDNRGWNVAHYAVISKSDDALKILLANPSCIYLVNEKDAQGNTPLHLLAALQSHPRSLMHHAKGHRFAVYRQNFLCIKELLSRSPCRKSYQKEIQEWMRDLGGGPLGQIVIKKDDFILTFERARDSHIVVAALVATVTFAAAFTLPGGYGSNDDEKDQGVAILGKNSAFKAFLITDAIAMVLSTSSLFIHFTLALHGYRQRFMWLMVYAFRCIVFAIEAMVVAFVTGTYAVLSPSQGLAISTCAIGLSFFIFVFFILTRINSTIFKFSGI encoded by the exons ATGGATCAATCCACATCCAACAGTGTTCAAGCTTCTCCAAGTAATGGGTACCATCACCAAACAGAAACTATCACATACATGAGTCTGGATTTATACAAGGCTGCAGAAGATGGAAAAATCGATCCATTCAAGAATTTTGCAGGGCCTCTTGATCTCCTTGTTACCCCAATTAAAGATACAATCCTTCATCTCAACCTGGCATCCCCAAGTGAAAGATCCACTAGTTTTGTCAAAGAAGCACTTGACATGTGCCCACAAATCTTGCTGCAAATCAATGCAGATGGTGATACTTTACTGCATATTGCAGCAAGATATGGTCATTTAGATATTGTCAAACTACTTATTGAACACACAAGAGCTCAGCATCAGGATCTAGAGAGTGCAGGAGAAGCAGTAAGGCAAATGCTAAGGATGACAAATAAAAGCAAGGAAACAGCTCTACACGAGGCAGCTCGAAATGATCATCCCGATTTGGTGGAATTGTTGATAGAGCAGGATCCTGATTTTGTACACTCTTCCAATGATTTTGGAGAAACTCCACTCTACTTAGCCTCTGAAAGAGGGCATCTTGAAGTGGTAGTTATAATGTTGAAAGCTTGCACATCACTGGCTTATGGTGGCCCTAATGGAAAAACAGCTTTACATGCTGCAGCAATGCATCGACATGGAG GAATTGTACATGCAATACTAGACAAGAAAACGAGTTTGGTGAACAAGGCAGACGAAATGTGTTGGACTCCACTTCACTATGCTGCATATATTGGTGCTAGTCGAGTGGTGAAACAGCTACTAGGATATGATAAATATGTTGCATATGCTGCAGACAAGGCAAGGCGGAGGACAGCTCTTCACTTGGCAGCTTGCCAAgctaatataaaatcaatgagagagataatatttaaatgcCCAGATTGCTGTAAACTCGTTGATAATAGAGGCTGGAATGTTGCTCATTATGCTGTGATAAGCAAAAGTGATGATGCATTAAAAATACTCCTGGCAAATCCCTCCTGCATCTACCTTGTTAATGAAAAAGATGCACAGGGAAACACTCCTCTCCATTTACTGGCTGCATTACAGTCTCATCCCCGTTCTCTTATGCACCATGCAAAGGGTCACCGTTTTGCAGTTTACAGACAGAATTTTTTGTGTATCAAGGAATTGCTTAGCCGCTCTCCCTGTCGGAAG TCTTACCAGAAAGAGATTCAAGAGTGGATGAGAGATCTTGGAGGTGGACCACTGGGGCAAATTgttataaagaaagatgatttCATCCTTACATTTGAGAGAGCCAGAGACTCCCATATAGTAGTAGCAGCACTTGTGGCAACTGTAACTTTTGCAGCAGCATTTACCTTACCTGGTGGTTACGGAAGCAACGACGATGAGAAAGACCAAGGTGTGGCCATTCTTGGTAAAAACTCTGCTTTTAAAGCTTTTCTCATTACAGATGCAATAGCCATGGTGCTCTCCACCTCTTCTCTCTTTATCCACTTTACGCTTGCATTACATGGATATCGACAAAGATTCATGTGGTTAATGGTATACGCATTTCGGTGTATTGTGTTTGCCATTGAAGCAATGGTGGTTGCATTTGTTACAGGCACATATGCTGTGCTATCACCTTCTCAAGGACTTGCCATTAGCACTTGTGCCATTGGTTTGAGCTTCTTCatctttgtgttttttatACTTACCAGGATAAATTCTACTATCTTCAAGTTCAGTGGCATTTGA
- the LOC8261740 gene encoding IQ domain-containing protein IQM2 translates to MEVPFSGLESVNGKSINFGSDLKHQATIKLQKVYESFRSRRNQVDCSVLVEQRWCKLTNFTELKRSCISFFGIGKHETAISRWARARTRAAMVGKGLSKNQKARKLDLQYWLEAIDPWHRYGLNLHFYYLKWLHSTTREPFFYWLDYGEGRNLNLTEECPRSKLQQQCVKYLGPIERQVYEVAVEEGKFMYKQTGELIHTTADGDWIFVLSTCNTLYVGKKRKGVFQHSSFLAGGVTTAAGRLTVENGILKAIWPHSGHYRPTYKNFKNFFSFISKGGKSVELCKPRLSRFGCGRLWVWLFHVSCFAQAIRVKVAQNLRAKRKPLGLTSN, encoded by the exons ATGGAAGTACCTTTTTCTGGCTTGGAATCTGTTAATGGGAAGTCTATTAATTTTGGTTCTGACCTCAAACACCAGGCGACAATAAAATTACAGAAAGTGTACGAAAGCTTCAGGAGCAGAAGGAATCAAGTAGATTGCTCAGTTCTTGTTGAGCAAAGATG GTGCAAACTGACGAATTTTACTGAACTCAAGCGTAGCTGCATATCATTCTTTGGGATTGGAAAACATGAAACTGCCATTTCACGTTGGGCAAGAGCAAGAACGAGAGCTGCCATGGTTGGGAAAGGCTTATCAAAGAACCAGAAAGCTCGAAAACTTGATTTACAGTACTGGCTTGAAGCA ATTGATCCATGGCATCGATATGGACTTAACCTACacttctattatttaaaatggCTCCATTCCACTACTAGGGagccttttttttattg GCTGGACTACGGAGAAGGCCGGAATCTGAATCTTACTGAGGAATGCCCCCGATCAAAACTTCAGCAGCAGTGCGTTAAGTATCTTGGTCCG ATAGAAAGGCAGGTCTATGAAGTTGCTGTGGAGGAGGGAAAGTTCATGTACAAGCAGACAGGGGAGCTCATCCACACCACTGCAGACGGCGATTGGATTTTTGTCCTTAGTACATGTAATACTCTGTATGTaggcaagaaaagaaaaggagtttTCCAGCATTCAAGCTTTTTGGCTGGAGGAGTCACGACGGCTGCTGGTAGATTAACTGTTGAAAATGGCATTCTTAAG GCAATTTGGCCTCACAGCGGACACTATCGGCCTACCTacaaaaatttcaagaattttttttcatttatcaGCAAAGGTGGCAAATCGGTTGAGTTGTGTAAACCCCGGTTGAGCCGTTTTGGATGCGGGCGGTTATGGGTTTGGTTATTTCATGTGTCATGTTTTGCTCAAGCTATTCGGGTTAAGGTCGCTCAGAATTTGCGGGCTAAGCGTAAACCACTAGGTTTGACTagcaattaa
- the LOC8261738 gene encoding protochlorophyllide-dependent translocon component 52, chloroplastic: METIKTTCYIPPFHIPTSLTKTKFSKPNLNFHFNAVPTSSFSKTHKNASKSKLYSTISSSSSSSSSSSPPSAYSVSTESIEAPQPELETDIQGDKFDWYSAWYPVMPVCDLDKRVPHAKKVLGIDVVVWWDRNENEWRVFDDTCPHRLAPLSEGRIDQWGRLQCVYHGWCFNGSGDCKYIPQAPADGPPVHTFNKACVAAYPSTVHHDILWFWPNTDPQYKDILMKEKPPFIPELDDPSYTKTMGNRDIPYGYDFLIENLMDPAHVPYAHYGLMKIRQPKEKVDREGGKPIDMSVKKLDKNGFIGKQEKGSSKFIAPCIFYAYTDPLVDQGNGAVSSSETKKKLSVQQRAALVFICIPVSPGNSRLIWAFPRNFGVWIDKIFPRWMFHVGQNLILDSDLYLLHVEERKITDIGVANWQKACFVPTKSDALVVGFRKWLNNYAGGQVDWRGKYNGALPPTPPREQLMDRYWSHVVNCSSCNAAHKGLNALEVILQVVSLVLIGIVAAAKQSVLSAAARTTLVAVAVACFAASRWLAHFIYKSFHYHDYNHALR, from the exons ATGGAAACTATTAAAACTACCTGTTACATTCCACCGTTTCACATCCCAACTTCGCTCACCAAAACCAAATTCAGCAAACCCAACTTAAATTTTCACTTTAACGCAGTACCAACTTCATCTTTCTCAAAAACTCACAAAAATGCATCAAAATCCAAGCTTTACTCGActatatcatcatcatcatcatcatcgtcatcatcatcaccaccATCAGCATATTCTGTTTCAACAGAGTCCATTGAGGCACCTCAGCCAGAGCTTGAAACTGATATCCAAGGCGATAAATTTGATTGGTATTCAGCATGGTATCCAGTTATGCCAGTTTGTGATTTGGACAAAAGGGTTCCGCATGCAAAGAAAGTCTTGGGTATTGATGTGGTAGTTTGGTGGGATAGGAATGAAAACGAATGgagagtatttgatgatactTGTCCTCATAGATTGGCTCCATTATCTGAAGGTAGGATTGATCAATGGGGAAGGTTGCAATGTGTTTATCATGGTTGGTGTTTCAATGGCTCCGGAGACTGCAAGTACATACCTCAAGCACCAGCTGATGGTCCTCCG GTACACACATTCAATAAAGCTTGTGTAGCAGCTTATCCTAGTACAGTGCATCATGATATTTTGTGGTTTTGGCCTAACACTGATCCACAATACAAAGACATACTTATGAAGGAGAAACCTCCTTTCATTCCGGAATTGGATGATCCATCATATACGAAGACAATGGGGAACAGAGATATTCCCTATGG GTATGACTTCTTGATTGAAAATCTTATGGATCCTGCTCATGTCCCCTATGCACATTATGGATTAATGAAAATCCGACAACCAAAAG AAAAGGTCGACAGGGAAGGGGGCAAACCAATTGATATGAGTGTCAAGAAGCTGGACAAAAATGGCTTCATTGGAAAGCAGGAGAAGGGCAGTAGTAAATTTATAGCACCATGTATATTCTATGCTTATACTGATCCTCTGGTGGATCAAGGGAATGGAGCTGTATCTTCTTCTGAAACCAAAAAG AAGCTGTCAGTGCAACAAAGAGCagctttagtttttatttgcATCCCAGTTAGTCCTGGCAATAGCAGATTGATTTGGGCCTTTCCAAGAAACTTTGGGGTTTGGATTGACAAAATATTTCCACGATGGATGTTTCATGTGGGACAAAACCTGATTCTGGATTCAGATTTGTATCTTCTTCACGTGGAG GAGCGCAAGATCACGGATATTGGCGTTGCCAATTGGCAAAAGGCTTGTTTTGTGCCAACCAAGTCAGATGCCCTTGTAGTTGGTTTCCGGAAATGGTTGAACAACTATGCTGGTGGTCAAGTTGATTGGAGAGGCAAGTATAATGGGGCTCTTCCTCCAACTCCTCCTAGAGAACAGCTGATGGACAG GTACTGGTCTCATGTCGTTAACTGCAGCAGTTGCAATGCTGCACATAAAGGTCTGAATGCTCTTGAGGTCATTCTGCAAGTCGTGTCCCTGGTTTTGATTGGTATTGTAGCTGCAGCAAAACAAAGTGTCTTGTCAGCAGCTGCTAGAACGACATTGGTCGCAGTAGCAGTAGCATGCTTTGCAGCTTCAAGATGGCTGGCTCACTTCATCTATAAAAGCTTCCATTACCATGACTATAATCATGCACTGCGCTGA
- the LOC8261743 gene encoding putative F-box protein At1g12190, with product MLVCDSDKRVPHAKKSNVVDVVVWWDRKENSWKVFDDVCPHRLAPLSKGRIDPWGRLQCFNGSGDCKIYSSGSSRWPLRWSQELVKNLSLKRNCHHSCTELPLHVIEGILIRLPVGSLIRFKSVSKLWYSTINDPNFIRYQVSHVSSVEYKDSNGFKNLLLHPLIRNPLYGFRSVDFVAEGDENILKQIPFTHDHLIDPLFVKYPLMRIWSTSSCDGLVLMATDKDYITILNLSIKQVNRIPVPGKVCGDVFGLGYDYRSNNYKIFRVPSGIPHKKVSDVDKNMVQIYSFETNS from the exons ATGCTAGTATGTGACTCGGACAAAAGAGTGCCACATGCAAAAAAGAGTAACGTTGTTGATGTTGTTGTTTGGTGGGATAGGAAAGAGAACTCTTGGAAAGTGTTTGATGATGTTTGTCCTCATAGATTGGCACCATTGTCTAAAGGAAGGATTGATCCATGGGGAAGACTGCAGTGTTTTAATGGTTCTGGTGATTGCAAAATTTATTCCTCAGGCTCCTCAAGATGGCCCCTCCG ATGGAGCCAAGAACTGGTGAAGAACCTTTCTCTAAAAAGAAACTGTCATCACTCATGCACAGAATTACCGCTACATGTCATAGAAGGAATTCTAATCAGGCTACCTGTTGGGTCTCTTATTCGGTTCAAATCAGTAAGCAAATTATGGTATTCCACAATTAATGATCCCAACTTTATAAGATATCAGGTCAGCCATGTCTCGTCTGTCGAGTATAAAGATTCCAATGGCTTCAAGAACCTCCTTCTACATCCGTTAATAAGAAATCCCTTATATGGGTTTCGCTCCGTAGATTTCGTTGCTGAAGGGGACGAAAATATTCTGAAACAGATTCCTTTCACGCATGATCATCTTATAGATCCATTGTTTGTGAAATACCCTTTGATGAGGATATGGTCGACTTCTTCTTGTGATGGTTTGGTATTAATGGCAACAGATAAAGATTACATCACTATATTGAATCTATcgatcaaacaagttaatagaattccTGTACCTGGAAAAGTTTGTGGTGATGTGTTTGGACTTGGCTACGACTATCGCAGTAATAACTACAAAATTTTCAGGGTTCCTTCGGGTATTCCACATAAAAAAGTTTCGGATGTCGACAAAAACATGGTTCAGATCTACTCGTTTGAAACAAATTCATGA
- the LOC8261735 gene encoding protochlorophyllide-dependent translocon component 52, chloroplastic produces MHSSNSQNQQMEALKASCFPSLQIPRTLCKTHIFHFQFCSKPSLFIQSINKNTSRSKLLNTLSSTATAAAGTISTESTNPNDPIFESDNQGEKFDWFSHWYPIMPVCDLDKRVPHAKRVMGLDVVVWWDRNENSWKVFDDACPHRLAPLSEGRIDQWGRLQCVYHGWCFNSSGDCKFIPQAPQDGPPVHTFKKACVAAYPSTVQNDIVWFWPNTNPEYKDILSKEKPPYFSELDDPSYTKSMSCREFPFGFEILIENLVDPAHVPYAHFKLLPNPPSKNSVKLDREGGSPINLNIEKLDKNGFVSTRFGGDSKFLSPCTYYSAFGLPAPAKAGNADEGNGSMSSVGNSKEPSSNVPQRRGVLLFLCVPVGPGKSRLIYAFPRNFGVWIGRIMPRWVSHLVENLVLDSDLYLLHLEERKIMDIGPSNWQKACFVPTKSDAQVVAFRKWLKKYSDGQINWGGKFNGALPPSPPKDQLMDRYWSHVVNCSSCSLAYKRLNALEVALQIISIVSIGIVAATKQSLTSAVTRTAIVLIAVLCFAASRWLGHFIYKSFHFHDYNHALL; encoded by the exons ATGCATTCCTCAAATTCACAAAACCAACAAATGGAAGCTCTCAAAGCTTCCTGTTTCCCTTCACTTCAAATCCCAAGAACACTGTGCAAAACCCATatctttcattttcaattcTGTTCAAAACCCAGTTTATTTATCCAATCAATTAACAAAAACACATCAAGATCCAAGCTTCTCAATACCTTATCATCAAcagcaacagcagcagcaggaACCATTTCGACAGAATCCACAAACCCAAATGACCCtatttttgaatctgataaccAAGGAGAGAAATTTGATTGGTTCTCTCATTGGTATCCAATAATGCCAGTATGTGACTTAGATAAAAGAGTGCCACATGCAAAAAGAGTGATGGGCCTTGATGTCGTTGTTTGGTGGGATAGGAATGAGAATTCTTGGAAAGTGTTTGATGATGCTTGTCCTCATAGATTGGCACCATTGTCTGAAGGAAGGATTGATCAATGGGGAAGATTGCAGTGTGTGTATCATGGTTGGTGTTTTAATAGTTCTGGTGATTGCAAATTTATTCCTCAGGCACCTCAAGATGGTCCTccg GTGCACACATTCAAGAAAGCATGTGTTGCTGCTTATCCAAGTACCGTACAGAATGACATCGTATGGTTTTGGCCGAACACCAATCCTGAATACAAAGATATCCTTTCCAAGGAAAAACCCCCATATTTTTCGGAACTGGATGATCCATCTTATACAAAGTCTATGTCATGTAGAGAGTTTCCTTTTGG GTTTGAAATCTTGATTGAAAATCTAGTGGACCCAGCTCATGTCCCATATGCACATTTTAAGCTGCTGCCAAACCCACCTTCCAAGAACAG TGTTAAGCTTGATAGAGAAGGAGGATCACCAATCAATTTGAACATAGAAAAGTTAGATAAAAATGGTTTCGTTTCTACTCGATTTGGAGGAGATAGTAAATTTCTTTCACCTTGTACGTATTATTCAGCCTTTGGACTTCCAGCTCCAGCAAAGGCAGGTAACGCAGATGAAGGTAACGGATCAATGTCATCAGTTGGAAACAGTAAG GAGCCATCGTCAAATGTGCCACAGCGACGAGgggttcttctttttctctgtgTTCCAGTTGGCCCGGGTAAAAGCAGATTAATATATGCATTCCCTAGAAATTTTGGAGTTTGGATTGGTAGAATCATGCCAAGATGGGTGTCCCATTTGGTGGAAAATCTGGTTCTAGATTCAGACTTGTATCTTCTTCACTTAGAG gAGCGTAAGATAATGGATATTGGCCCATCGAATTGGCAAAAGGCTTGTTTTGTGCCAACAAAGTCAGATGCTCAAGTGGTTGCTTTCAGAAAGTGGTTAAAGAAGTACTCAGATGGTCAAATTAACTGGGGAGGGAAGTTCAATGGAGCACTTCCCCCATCTCCGCCGAAAGACCAACTGATGGACAG GTACTGGTCGCATGTGGTAAACTGCAGTAGTTGCAGTCTTGCATACAAACGTCTCAATGCGCTCGAGGTAGCTCTGCAGATCATCTCCATAGTTTCAATCGGTATCGTCGCAGCAACCAAGCAGAGCTTAACATCTGCAGTTACAAGAACTGCAATTGTCCTGATTGCAGTGCTATGCTTTGCAGCTTCAAGATGGCTGGGCCAtttcatttataaaagttTCCATTTCCATGACTACAACCATGCACTGCTCTGA